The following coding sequences are from one Ignavibacteriota bacterium window:
- a CDS encoding DUF5618 family protein — protein sequence MTPPKKELSQSVEGYRQVLHANLSVHNGKFSKKFESLYRELHIAGYYRGLLTDVGVVKETFRSAKDFIDKISNS from the coding sequence ATGACACCCCCAAAAAAAGAGTTATCGCAATCGGTTGAAGGATACAGGCAAGTGCTTCATGCAAATTTATCGGTGCATAACGGCAAATTCAGTAAAAAATTTGAATCATTGTACCGCGAGTTACACATTGCAGGATACTACAGAGGATTACTTACAGATGTCGGTGTTGTCAAAGAAACTTTTCGCTCCGCAAAAGATTTTATTGACAAAATCAGTAATTCATAA
- a CDS encoding AAA family ATPase, with protein MKSNIKQYEVPVEQLRWNCDPNSLNIKSTNDIHPSHDIIGQERALRALRLGLEIHNAGYNVFVTGYSGTGRMTTIKRLLAEFEGKQVPLKDQCYVHNIKYPDAPILVTLPAGQGVQLRSDMERLLHELIKIIPSALESQRYQDKRRGVLEHFQERQRSVLRDFEKKVKEKGFEVIQVQVASGVQPEIAPVVGNQPVSFDQLDGLIQQGKITKEDVEQKIQDRMLLEKAMEVMLREMRNIDRKAKDSIEELTKKHFQPIVKLHVEEIRTKYQNEKLHKHLESVVEHVVNNLHKFKPQDGENQPPGTDGAEQSEQDSFIEFRVNVVLDNSETKGIPIVIETNPKYKNLFGTIEREVDRNGVWRTDFTMIKSGSMLKADGGYLVVNALDALVEPGVWQTLKRTLRNGLLEIQSMESGLFGMSSALKPEPVEIGVKVIMIGDAYIYFLLYEQDDDFKKIFKVRADFDIEMPKQDDSINRYVSFIKMICDEDKLCSFDATGVAAVIEYGTRLAGRQNKLSTRFNIIADVLREASYWASKENGAMANASHVWKAIDERIERVNLIEEKIQDMIIDGSIMIDSDGWAVGQVNGLSVYDLGEYAFGKPTRITAKTSLGRDGIINIEREAEMSGPTHDKGMLILNGYMHSTYAMNKPLVMTASIAFEQSYSGVDGDSASSTEIYALLSSLSNLPLRQDIAVTGSVNQKGEIQPIGGVNQKVEGFFDVCKARGLTGKQGVIIPHQNIPELMLRRDVLEAVNAGKFRVFAVKTIDEGIEILTGRKAGTKNKKHLFTKGSVHFLVDQTLAKYARRWKELSA; from the coding sequence ATGAAATCGAACATCAAACAATATGAAGTTCCGGTCGAACAACTTCGCTGGAATTGTGACCCGAACAGTTTAAACATTAAATCAACAAACGATATTCATCCGTCACATGATATTATCGGTCAGGAGCGCGCGTTGCGTGCGCTTCGTCTCGGCTTGGAAATTCATAACGCCGGCTACAATGTGTTTGTGACCGGGTATTCCGGGACAGGAAGAATGACAACCATCAAACGACTTCTTGCTGAGTTTGAAGGAAAACAGGTTCCTCTGAAAGACCAATGTTACGTTCACAACATCAAATACCCCGACGCGCCGATACTTGTCACCTTGCCTGCGGGACAAGGCGTTCAACTTCGTTCCGACATGGAAAGATTGTTGCATGAGTTGATTAAAATTATTCCATCCGCGCTGGAGAGTCAACGCTATCAGGATAAACGGCGCGGCGTGTTGGAACATTTTCAGGAACGTCAGCGAAGCGTGTTGCGCGATTTCGAAAAAAAGGTGAAAGAAAAAGGATTCGAAGTCATTCAGGTGCAGGTTGCTTCCGGGGTTCAGCCGGAGATTGCGCCGGTGGTCGGCAATCAACCGGTAAGTTTCGACCAGTTGGACGGATTGATTCAACAAGGAAAAATCACCAAAGAAGATGTCGAACAGAAAATTCAGGATAGAATGCTTCTTGAGAAAGCGATGGAAGTGATGCTTCGCGAAATGCGGAACATTGACCGGAAAGCAAAAGACTCCATCGAAGAGTTGACGAAGAAACATTTTCAACCGATTGTCAAACTCCATGTTGAAGAAATTCGAACAAAATATCAGAACGAAAAACTGCACAAGCACCTTGAGAGTGTCGTTGAACATGTCGTCAACAATCTTCACAAGTTCAAACCGCAGGATGGGGAGAACCAACCACCGGGAACAGATGGAGCGGAACAATCAGAACAGGATTCGTTTATTGAATTTCGCGTCAATGTCGTGCTGGATAATTCCGAGACGAAAGGTATCCCGATTGTCATCGAAACAAATCCGAAGTATAAAAACCTTTTCGGAACGATAGAACGGGAAGTTGACCGCAACGGCGTGTGGCGAACGGATTTCACAATGATTAAATCGGGAAGCATGTTGAAGGCAGACGGCGGTTATCTTGTTGTGAACGCGCTCGACGCGCTTGTCGAACCGGGCGTATGGCAAACGTTGAAGCGAACACTGAGGAATGGATTGCTGGAAATCCAATCCATGGAAAGCGGGTTGTTCGGAATGAGTTCGGCGCTGAAACCTGAGCCGGTGGAAATCGGTGTCAAGGTCATCATGATTGGTGATGCGTACATTTACTTTTTATTGTACGAGCAGGATGACGACTTCAAGAAAATTTTTAAGGTGCGCGCCGATTTCGATATTGAAATGCCGAAACAGGACGACTCCATCAACCGGTATGTTTCGTTCATCAAGATGATCTGCGACGAGGATAAACTCTGTTCGTTCGATGCTACAGGAGTTGCGGCGGTGATTGAATACGGAACGCGGCTCGCCGGACGACAAAACAAACTTTCGACACGGTTTAACATCATCGCCGATGTGTTGCGCGAAGCAAGTTACTGGGCATCGAAAGAAAACGGCGCGATGGCAAACGCATCCCATGTCTGGAAAGCGATTGATGAACGCATCGAGCGGGTGAATCTTATCGAAGAAAAAATTCAGGACATGATTATTGATGGTAGCATCATGATTGATTCGGATGGCTGGGCGGTCGGTCAAGTGAACGGACTTTCGGTGTATGACCTTGGCGAGTACGCCTTCGGAAAACCGACTCGTATCACAGCCAAAACATCGCTCGGTCGCGACGGCATCATCAACATCGAACGCGAAGCAGAGATGAGCGGACCAACACACGACAAAGGAATGTTGATTCTCAACGGGTACATGCACAGCACGTATGCAATGAACAAACCGCTCGTGATGACGGCTAGCATCGCGTTCGAGCAATCGTACAGTGGCGTGGATGGCGACAGCGCTTCTTCGACAGAAATCTATGCGTTGCTTTCTTCTCTCTCCAATCTTCCGTTGCGGCAGGATATTGCAGTCACCGGGTCTGTCAATCAAAAAGGAGAAATTCAACCCATCGGAGGAGTAAATCAAAAAGTTGAAGGCTTTTTTGATGTGTGCAAAGCAAGAGGATTGACCGGCAAACAAGGCGTAATAATTCCGCATCAAAACATTCCGGAGTTAATGCTTCGACGGGATGTACTTGAAGCAGTCAACGCAGGTAAGTTTCGAGTCTTTGCAGTGAAAACAATTGACGAGGGAATTGAAATCCTGACCGGACGAAAAGCCGGAACGAAAAACAAGAAACATCTCTTCACAAAGGGTTCGGTACATTTTCTCGTTGACCAAACTCTGGCTAAGTACGCGAGACGCTGGAAAGAACTCTCAGCGTAA
- a CDS encoding S9 family peptidase codes for MNTNTKLIPRSVLFGNPERMSPQISPDGRWLSYIAPFEGVLNVWLRSVDKNDDRVITRDKHRGIRQYFWSEDSRNIIYAQDKDGDENWHLYLVNCETESVRDLTPHPEIQAQVIHTDPNVPEKILVGLNVRDKRLHDVYELNLQTGEEKLLVENPGNVVGWIADNAFTVRAALVQNVDGGYALNVLANGSWNHLATWSFEDGFPNVYGFTHDNSAMYVGDSRDWNATRLVEMKLTGDVSVLAEDAEYDISNVILHPTKHILQLVSFYKHRNVWSVIDGSLSEDFETIQKIDSGDVVLNSRTTDDSVWVLAFTKDNGPVVYYLFERKTKKATYLFSNRPALEQYQLTEMKPITVTARDGLVLHGYLTLPFGVESKHLPLVLDVHGGPWARDVWGFNPEAQWFANRGYACLQINFRGSTGYGKQFLNAGDREWGAKMHDDLIDAVNWAIKQEIADPKRVAIYGGSYGGYAALAGAAFTPDVFACSIDIVGPSSIITLINSIPPYWEPMKVQFTKRVGDPATEEEFLKSRSPLFHAEKITIPMLIAQGANDPRVKQSESEQIVDALKKNGKEVEYMLFPDEGHGFARPENRLKFYSVAEKFLAKYLGGRVE; via the coding sequence ATGAACACGAACACAAAACTCATCCCCCGCTCCGTCCTTTTCGGAAACCCAGAACGGATGTCTCCACAGATTTCTCCCGACGGACGATGGCTTTCCTATATCGCTCCGTTTGAAGGAGTGTTGAATGTCTGGCTTCGTTCTGTTGACAAGAACGACGATAGAGTTATTACGCGTGATAAACATCGCGGCATCCGTCAATATTTCTGGAGCGAAGATTCCCGCAACATCATCTACGCGCAGGATAAAGATGGCGATGAGAACTGGCATTTATATTTGGTGAATTGTGAAACCGAATCGGTGCGAGATTTAACACCGCATCCGGAAATTCAGGCGCAAGTCATTCACACCGACCCGAATGTGCCGGAGAAAATTCTCGTCGGCTTGAATGTCCGGGATAAACGCCTGCATGATGTGTATGAACTGAATTTGCAAACGGGAGAAGAGAAACTCCTTGTTGAAAATCCCGGAAATGTTGTCGGCTGGATTGCGGACAATGCGTTCACTGTTCGCGCCGCGCTTGTGCAGAACGTGGATGGCGGATACGCGTTGAATGTTCTGGCAAACGGAAGTTGGAATCATCTTGCAACGTGGTCGTTTGAAGATGGATTTCCTAATGTGTATGGATTCACACACGATAACTCCGCAATGTACGTCGGTGATTCCCGCGATTGGAACGCGACGCGTCTTGTGGAGATGAAGTTGACCGGCGATGTCTCCGTTCTTGCAGAAGATGCAGAATACGATATCTCCAACGTCATTCTCCATCCGACGAAACACATACTCCAACTCGTTTCGTTTTACAAACACAGAAATGTCTGGAGCGTTATTGATGGTTCACTCTCAGAAGATTTTGAAACGATTCAAAAGATTGACAGCGGAGATGTTGTGCTGAACAGCAGAACGACTGACGATTCGGTATGGGTTCTCGCATTCACGAAAGATAACGGCCCTGTTGTTTATTATTTGTTTGAAAGAAAAACGAAGAAAGCGACGTATTTATTCAGCAACCGCCCCGCGTTGGAACAATATCAACTTACGGAGATGAAACCCATCACCGTCACTGCCCGCGACGGTTTGGTTCTGCACGGATATTTGACTCTTCCGTTTGGTGTAGAGTCGAAACATCTTCCGCTCGTGCTTGATGTTCACGGCGGGCCATGGGCGCGGGATGTGTGGGGATTCAATCCTGAAGCACAGTGGTTTGCCAATCGCGGGTACGCGTGTTTGCAAATTAATTTCCGCGGCTCAACAGGTTACGGAAAACAATTCCTCAATGCCGGAGACCGCGAATGGGGGGCGAAGATGCATGACGATTTGATTGATGCAGTGAACTGGGCAATCAAACAAGAAATTGCAGACCCGAAACGTGTTGCCATTTACGGCGGTTCGTACGGCGGATACGCGGCGCTTGCGGGCGCGGCGTTCACTCCCGATGTCTTCGCTTGTTCGATTGATATTGTCGGACCGAGTAGCATCATCACGCTCATCAATTCCATCCCGCCGTATTGGGAACCAATGAAAGTGCAGTTCACCAAGCGAGTCGGCGACCCGGCAACGGAAGAAGAATTTCTCAAATCACGGTCGCCGCTTTTTCATGCAGAGAAGATTACCATCCCCATGCTCATCGCTCAGGGTGCAAACGACCCGCGCGTGAAGCAATCAGAGAGCGAGCAAATTGTTGACGCATTGAAGAAGAACGGGAAGGAAGTAGAATACATGCTCTTCCCCGATGAAGGACACGGCTTCGCCCGACCGGAAAACCGGTTGAAGTTCTATTCGGTTGCGGAGAAATTTCTCGCGAAGTATCTGGGTGGAAGAGTAGAATAG
- a CDS encoding dihydrodipicolinate synthase family protein, which translates to MIIKGIFPPMLTPFKENGDVEYNAFVRNIEKWNNEPLGGYLVLGSNSETAYLNEEEKLTLIELTVQTAKEGRTILAGTGLESTRETIRMTNMAAKLGAHAALVLTPNYYLGQMTDSTLIRHFTFIADESEIPVLIYNVPKFTHLNISVEAVRVLSQHPNIVGMKDSAGNIAQLESFKKAVPETFNLIVGSATILYSALSLGVKAGILALANCAPKACATVQELFNRGKHDEAKQLQGKLLPAIKAVTDTYGIAGLKHAATLTGYEGGFVRSPLVELRTGEKEKIRTILYEIDDVQLHQ; encoded by the coding sequence ATGATAATCAAAGGTATCTTTCCTCCCATGCTCACACCGTTCAAAGAGAACGGCGATGTGGAGTACAACGCATTTGTTCGCAACATCGAGAAGTGGAACAATGAACCGCTCGGCGGCTATCTCGTCCTCGGCTCGAACAGCGAGACGGCATATCTCAATGAAGAAGAAAAACTCACACTCATCGAACTGACGGTTCAAACTGCAAAGGAAGGGAGAACAATTCTTGCAGGAACGGGATTGGAGTCGACGCGGGAAACGATACGAATGACAAACATGGCGGCGAAGTTAGGCGCACATGCCGCACTTGTTCTCACGCCAAATTATTATTTGGGACAAATGACTGACTCAACGCTCATCCGACATTTTACTTTCATCGCAGATGAATCTGAAATTCCGGTATTGATATACAACGTTCCGAAGTTCACGCATCTCAATATTTCTGTTGAAGCGGTACGGGTTCTCAGTCAGCATCCGAACATCGTCGGGATGAAAGACAGCGCAGGAAATATAGCGCAACTTGAATCATTCAAGAAGGCAGTTCCGGAAACATTCAACTTGATTGTCGGCTCGGCGACCATTCTTTATTCTGCATTATCATTAGGAGTGAAAGCGGGTATCCTCGCTCTTGCTAATTGCGCACCGAAAGCGTGTGCAACAGTTCAGGAATTATTCAATCGAGGGAAGCATGACGAAGCCAAACAACTTCAGGGAAAATTATTACCGGCAATCAAGGCGGTAACCGATACATACGGAATTGCCGGATTGAAACATGCGGCAACATTGACAGGGTATGAAGGAGGATTTGTGAGAAGTCCGTTGGTTGAGTTACGTACAGGGGAGAAAGAAAAGATTCGGACGATTCTTTATGAAATTGACGATGTACAATTGCATCAATGA